One Numenius arquata chromosome 10, bNumArq3.hap1.1, whole genome shotgun sequence DNA segment encodes these proteins:
- the FBXO8 gene encoding F-box only protein 8, with the protein MGQGLWRVARNQQLQHQGYGGQGYLTRDHGRRMATNNVPSTSHRKQAQGGIDIYHLLKARKSKEQEGFINLEMLPPELSFTILSYLNATDLCLASCVWHDLANDELLWQGLCKSTWGHCSIYNKNPPLGFSFRKLYMQLDEGSLTFNANPDEGVNYFMSKGILDDSPKEIAKFIFCTRTLNWKKLRIYLDERRDVLDDLVTLHNFRNQFLPNALREFFRHIHAPEERGEYLETLITKFSHRFCACNPDLMRELGLSPDAVYVLCYSLILLSIDLTSPHVKNKMSKREFIRNTRRAAQNISEDFVGHLYDNIYLIGHVAA; encoded by the exons ATGGGTCAGGGACTCTGGAGAGTTGCTAGGAACCAGCAACTGCAACACCAAGGTTATGGTGGACAAGGCTACCTTACCAGAGACCATGGGAGGAGGATGGCTACTAACAATGTTCCCAGTACAAGCCATCGCAAACAAGCCCAAGGAGGCATCGACATCTACCACCTGTTGAAGGCAAGAAAATCTAAAGAACAAGAAGGATTCATTAATCTGGAAATGCTGCCACCAGAGCTTAGTTTTACCATTTTGTCATACCTGAATGCAACTGATCTCTGTCTGGCCTCGTGCGTCTGGCACGATCTTGCTAATGATGAGCTTCTCTGGCAAGg GTTGTGCAAATCCACTTGGGGTCACTGTTCTATATACAATAAGAATCCACCTCTaggattttcttttagaaaattgtATATGCAGCTAGATGAGGGCAGTCTCACCTTTAATGCCAACCCCGATGAG GGAGTCAACTACTTTATGTCCAAGGGCATACTGGACGATTCACCGAAAGAAATAGCAAAGTTTATCTTTTGCACAAGAACACTAAATTGGAAGAAGCTGAGAATCTACCTTGATGAAAG GCGAGATGTTTTGGATGACCTCGTGACGCTGCACAACTTCCGAAACCAGTTCTTGCCGAATGCACTGAGAGAGTTCTTCCGCCACATCCACGCTCCCGAGGAGCGCGGAGAGTACCTGGAGACTCTCATCACCAAGTTCTCCCACCGATTCTGCGCCTGTAACCCCGATCTGATGAGAGAGCTTGGCCTTAGCCCCG ATGCAGTTTACGTACTGTGTTACTCTCTGATTCTGCTTTCCATCGATCTCACGAGCCCTCACGTGAAGAACAAAATGTCAAAGAGGGAGTTCATCCGCAACACGCGACGAGCCGCGCAGAACATTAGCGAAGATTTTGTGGGGCACCTTTACGACAACATCTACCTTATCGGCCACGTGGCTGCCTAA